tatTGCAGGCTAGGCGTTGTCACGGGGCTGCATCTCGCCGAGATGTGCTACAGGCAGTACAAGAGGCTACCCCGATGGATCCTGTGGATCATGATTGAGATAGCCATCATTGGCTCCGATATGCAGGAGGTCATTGGCACGGCCATTGCCATTTACCTGCTGTCAAATAAAGTGTAAGCACAACAGTAGACAGGCTCTGGATACACCTCACTCTCATGTCTATTGTCTGTTTTTGCAGAGTGCCTTTGTGGGGCGGCGTGTTGATTACCATTGTCGACACGTTCACGTTCCTGTTTCTTGACAAATACGGTCTACGCAAGCTGGAGTTCCTATTCGGTTCCCTCATCACAATTATGGCTGTTTCCTTCGGCTATGAGGTAAGCCCAGAGATCgcacccaaaaaaaattccCCTATTATTTATTGGTTGCTTGCTTAATAAGTAATCCCCGAAAAATCCCCCTTGCTAAGAGGCATTAAGACAGAATGAATTTTATCCAGACGTGAGgacaaatacaaattgtttaaacaacTGTGTCGTAAAGTGCGATGAATATATCAGTAAGCTTTTTCAATTGCGTTTTTTCCGCTTCGACACAGGCTAAAAATAGTGTAATTACCCTTTTGCAGGGGCGTCTCTCGATAAAGTAAAGTAATGATAGCTAAAACgaaatcattttttatattttttactcgTAAATCTACGTGAGCCAAGTTTTGTTTACAACCCAGATATAAGTAATTGTTCATGAGCTGTCTGTCGGAGGAGGAGACGCAGATGATTAGATAAGCTGCACTTGCACATTCGGTGGGGCACTTCATCTGCCGTTGATGCTGCCGGAAATGGCACACAATTCCATGTGGGATAAACAATACAGACCTTATCAAGTGGGTGGTTATTTAATGTTGAATTGTTCAGATATTCGTGGGGATTTTTTCTTCGACGCTCATTTTGGggttttttctctttattttctacaattacaaataaataattaattgtgaAATTTGTTTACTACTCGAatgggattttttttaatgattaatattttttaatataattttttgtaacaaataaattagtaTCATTACGGATTTTATACAagaaagtaaaataatattggTGAAAAGTCTTATATGAAACCCGTGATTTACAGTTGagtttaattttgatttaacaaaataaattttttttttgctaaatttatttttatttttaaagttttattttttttttttactcatGTCTGATTATCTTTTaagataaaagaaaaatacaaaaaagaaaaatgtgtaTAATATAACTTATAATGATTACGGTCCTTGCTTTGTTCCTTTTCAGTACATTGTGTCTGCCCCCAACCAAGGAGAAGTTCTCGAGGGAATGTTTGTGCCCTGGTGCTCCGACTGCAACTCAAATGTCTTGCTGCAGGCGGTGGGAGTGGTCGGTGCTGTCATTATGCCCCACAATCTGTATCTGCATTCGGCCTTGGTCAAGGTgataagaatttatttatttaattaagacaTAATACTTAATAATGGCAATTTTTCATTGGCAGTCCCGCGACATTGATCGCCGCCAGCCAAAGAAAGTGAGCGAGGCGAATTTCTACTTCTTTATAGAGGCCTCGGTAGCCCTGTTCGTGTCCTTCATAATCAACCTGTTTGTGGTGGCGGTGTTCGCCCACGGCATGTATGGCAAAACGAACCAGGATGTGGTAAGTAAAAGGATCGCTTGATTGAGACTCAGATCATGATTAGAATCTCATGCTCTCGTCAGATTGACGTTTGCGTCAACAAATCTATGTACGAGGATGCTGTGACCTCGTTTGTGGACAGTCAGAATGGAACGGCCCTCATCGATGCGGATCTGTATAAGGGTGGACTCTTCTTGGGTTGCACCTTTGGCGCCGTGGCCATGTACATATGGGGCGTCGGCATTTTGGCCGCCGGCCAGAGCTCTACCATGACGGGCACCTATGCGGGCCAGTTCTCCATGGAGGGATTTCTCAACCTACAGTGGCCGCGCTGGTGTCGCGTTCTGGTCACGCGCTGCATAGCCATCATTCCCACCTTCTGCCTGGCGATGTTCAGCAAGATGGAGGACCTGACCAACATGAATGACATCCTGAATGCAGTGATGTCGCTTCAGCTGCCGTTCGCTGCCATTCCCACCATCGCCTTTACCTCGTGTGCCGCCATCATGGGCGAGTTTGTCAATGGATTGTGAGTCTATAAGGATGAATATTCTGGAcagtttttaattgtttctaCTTGCAGGGGCAACAAAATCGTTTCCATACTGCTAACCATTGTGGTGATCGGCGTTAATCTGTACTTTGTGGTCGTGCAGGTGGAGAACATGAATATAGAAGGCGGCCTGCTGGCTCTAGTCTGTGAGTAGCGCACATTTATCAATACATACGCCCTTTCTTATGAGAGTTTTTCCCCTTAATTTTACAGGTATATTCGCCATATTGTACATACTGTTTAACCTATACCTTGTGATACACATGGCCGCCTGCATGGGCAATCAGCGTCTGATGAACAGTCGGGTGAGTTGTGGCCGGGACACTTATCAGGCGGGCTTAGTAAATCACAAATTAGTCCGCACTCTTTGACATTTTTCAAAGCATCGCTGATACCGCCATCAATGGGCTGACTTTATCATTTTACGTGACTGAAACCGCATAGGGTTCTTGGGCACTCTGGGGCTTTGGGGACTCCGTCAACTGGTACTCAAGGTATTCTCTATTTACAGTGGGTGCAGCGCTTCGTGTTGCCAAGCCAGAACAGCTTTTCGATAAAGAACGCCAACTCGACGTATGCCAGGTATGTCAACCGAATGGATTCATGCAACCCCACCACATTGCCACCCACCACACTTAAACACCAATGCACAAACACTCTCTCGATCTGTATCTCCTTCCTTGGTGGCTTAGCAGCTACCTATCTACTCTAACCTCCAACCTTTAGCTTGTGATTCCGTTCTTACCTGCACTGTTTTTCTCAACCGATTCGGCTGTTACTCTTTTAATTTCTCCTACTCCTCCACCCATCTGTAAGCTATCAACCTCTATGCCGACTAATCCACATCTGGTTACGATCTCTGAACCGAAACTAAACACCCAAACCGTATCTTGCTATGCTCTCTTCTCTCGATTCTTCACAGTGATGTAACCTTAGTTGTAGGCGAGTCAGCTACTAACACGGTGAAAGGTCTCGATACCGTCTCGGAGAAAGTGCCCAACTGAATCATCCAACTCGGTGACTCATTCAGGCCAGACTCCCCCCcccctacacacacacacccccctCTTGTGATATTAACACTAAATCACGCTTAACACCACTAACAAGTACCTAGTAGGGCTCTCCGCAACCCTTAGAATTTGTAAGGCACGACTCTAGGGGAACCACATACgtttgtacatacatataaagcATTTACCCATCAACGATGGGCTCCTATAGGTATTAAGCGTGCTCCTGGTAAGTCACCACTGATTGCTCTATCGGGCAACGGGTATTATCTATACTCATAAGGCTTCTGGCGCTTAGCATGTTAAATAAAGTTGCATTTACCACTAAGTACTACTCAAGAAAAGTCTTTcaatttattgttaattggTATTTGGACTTGACTGCGATTGGCCGAAAGGACTAGGCCCAACTTAAGGAGTTTCCAAAcaataaattagttttaagATCATATATCGTTTTAAGAACACTTTAAGCTTATTCTTAATGATTTCGCAAGGTATTCTTTGTATTGGTTGGTATTTGGGCTTCACAAGGCACTTTGGACGTGGCTCATTTATCATCACCTCCTAAAACCCactaaaattgttttaaaaaaattgcagCGTGGCTAATACTCAAATTATTTTCTAtcattacatttttcttttattatatgtacTTGGCAACCCTGTATTCCatatgtgtgtctgtgtgttttACCACTGTctcctcctctctctctttctgtatCTGTACACTGTTATACACCACCCACCACTCTTATACTCGGTGTCTTATACAACCCTACTGGATTGATTGATGTTTTCCGTTCATTTGTGGCTAATTGAAATGTACAAAAcgaaaaaccacaaaaaaaaaaacaactatttaaaattgaaaacacCCACACACGTGCACGACGCGACAACCAAATTGTATATTCTATTTATGTGGAAATGGATTTTCTTTGGCATTGATTGatacaaacaaattgaaaataatttccGAATCGAATCCGTACGAATTTATTCCAAATTGATTTCTGAAGAATTGCGCATAATATGCAAAATTTCAATGCAACATAAACCGaggaaaaacgaaaaagaacCTAATTGATTTGCCAAAATGTCTATCGATTAGAGAACGCGTGCCATGACCTACAAAATAACTAATAGATTCCCAATCTAAAATCCATTTTTGATTCTAACTCCTTCGAAAATGCGCCACGTCCCAAAAACTTTGCTGCTGGTGAAAAAAAACTGATTTTCTCTCTTTGTTTGGGGATCCTTCACCGTCAACTACTGCTACCGCCACACCAATTCTGGATCGGATCCTGATTACATATCTTGCGTATAGCGAGCTGACGCTAAACGATAATGGAAACACAATATCCTCTATGCAGAATCCAAATCAGAATCTCACCCAACGAAGCCAATTAAGGTAGTCCTAAGTCTCCTCACCGCTCTTCAGCCTGctttaatcgattttaaatgaataaatttgcttttaaccttctgtaaattttgtaaagaACCCAAAGTCCCAAATAATCCTGTTCAATAAGTATTTCCCCATTAGTGTTTGTACCTTACCCTCGtaacttatttattaaactGATTGTACGTACTACCTACCCCCTTCTGAACACACATTGttgatattaaaatattaatatagaTCATGATGTACTTGCTAGATGTTACTACGTAGTCGTATTTATTGCCTCtagaaataaatgaatttcTCAAAACTTTTCCCTTTCCTTTTCAGACaacaataaatgaaaaattggtttttaatGTTCTTTTTGTTGGTGGTTTCTTCTTTGTATGCTTTTAACATTGTTTGTTTTCGTGTGGTTATTGTTTTGGCGTTTTATGAGCAGTCGAAAATGTATGTTTTTGGCTTTATGTGTAAATtaaagttggaattttaatgtatatagagtttattttactaatttaGTTAGTTTTTAAGATAAGGGGTGGGCCAATTAAAATACTATTTATAATAAAGAGCTACTTAAAAGTGTTGTAAATACTGCTCGTGTCACTGGACATgtttacttgtttttttttttttttttataaattacataCTCATATTGCTGACTTTTTCACTGTTGATAAACAGAACACTTAGGACAGCCAAACAAGTATTGATTcgttttaatacaaataataataaatcgtattgtttttattaaagagtagctagaaaaactaaaagtcACCAAAAATGAGCAAGATGGCAAAATTGAGTAATTgagcacaaataaatacaaatgaacacaaataacaagaaataaataactGAACAAAGAACAATTTGGAAAAGTTCACTTTCATTTCTCATGAATGCAATACTAATAATAAGAAACCTGATCCTGTAATTATATTGTTTTCCTGATTTGGTTTTcgctcaaaaaatatatatatactgttttttttttttataaacacgAACCTCTTCACGTCTTCTTCACGTCCTTAccaatttaatgttttttattaaagcaTGAAAACTCTTAGGATAgctttttgtttgaaattaagAAGCATGCCACCCCAagaattttgttttatgtagTTTAtgatataatttgtttattaagttATTATAAGACTAGTTAAAGCTCAATCACTAAGTATATAatccaaaatcaaataattatcCATTAAACTTTATTCTATCCTCtgaataaaaatgtaaatctCCTTTTGTATATTATGAAGCATTCTACCATAAGAATTTAGTGTTATGTGGCTTATGATATTATTTGTTTGACTAGTGAAAGCTCAACCAGCACCTATAATTTTCAGAATCAAATAATTATGTTTCAAACTTCATTCtatctaaataaaaatgtaaatctCCTTTTTCTTAAACTAAATTTCCCCTTttctaatttaataaaattctaaCTAGAGAGTCGCACTCTAAACACAATCACCCACACTCAATCCTCACTCAAACGTTACTCCATCAATCATCGCTCATTTATAACAATGTCACATCGTCTACCTTGCAGGATTGCCACCAGTGGCGACCACGAGGCGGACGTGATGGAAGGCGAGGATGCGTAGCCATTACTGTGCTGCACTGATTCCGATGGCAGTGAGGAGGTTTGTTtcaccaacagcaacaacaatgagcTCGGCTGCCCCAGCAGCAACCTGGTGGAGGCGGATGGGGGGCAGCACGTGGTATTCAGCTAGCGGTGGCATTCGGATTGGCTCCGTGGATGCCGCCGTCGAAACAAACCACTCGACAACGGACACGATGTGGCAAGGCTTCCCGGGCCAGGTCGAGTTCAACCAGCTTGGCGACTTGGCCGGCGGGGGAGGCGGGATTGGCGTTCGTTGTTGCTTCGGGTATACTTTCTTTTAAGGGGTTCCTCCAGGAGGACCCGGGATCAGTGTAAAACAATATCAAAATTCTAATTTTAATGCATACCAAAAACGGGAAACAACACTACTTACAACATAGAGCgcagagagacagagaggtCCATGAGATGAGTCGAAATTTGCAATAATGAATGCACTTTTAACTAAAGcaagtatataattataaagtcTATTAAAAATAAGGCTGTGAAATTAACTGAGCGTGAATCGAACCACATCAATTGTCGTCTAATCGTATGTAAATCTGTCTGTAAAAACTGCACCATtcggcgtctctttattaagCCTGCAAATGATGGGTTATCTATCAAGTATCAAGTGTTCTTTTAAATTTAGcccttttaattaattcgtatttattttgtagtgtCCTACTTAAGAGCTCCCTCATTAAAACCGCACTTTTTACAGAAAACGAATGGTCCAGAGGAGTTCGTCATTCTCCTAGCTAgctacataaatttaaatattttaaaaattgttgtgTACAAAAATCGCTAAAactaaatttgtaataaactATTAGGAAAATCACCATCGGCTTGATTGATTTGTACCGGTGAGCATATAGCGGGAGTTGAACCCAGCCCAGGGGGCGGGATTTCACGTCATTACGTCAGCTTCATTGGTTAATTACTGGGTGTAATTAATCCGCCAGCTAACTGGCCGATTAGTCAGATACTGAAAGTGAAATTATCGCCTAAATCGTTCATTGAGGCGCTCTGTCAATAGCGTGTTAGATCTCAGGTGTGGCCCGTTGGCCGCTTCGATATCTAATATATCTATTCTCACTCAAGTGACTATTAGTGGCATTTGCATATGCACTTAGCGGACATTTAGTGGCCTATAAAAGCGAACAGTAAGTCGCAGGCGCATCCATTAATTACCTGGCACCGAAATCGAATGGAAATGAGGTTAATCACAGCTATTAGCTTTCTGTGGATATCGTTCGTTTTGGGACAGTTGCGTGAGTGAAAGTGCATTGCTGGTGTAATTCGTGTGTAATACCCAAGTAATTCTTAGCTCCTGAAATCGAGAAATGCGAAGCTGGCGACTCCATCTGCATTGCGGAGACTGTGACCCGCCTCTTGCGACTTTATCCCAAGGGTCTGCCCTCTATCGGCCTGCAAGCCCTGGACGCCATCAGATTCGAGAATGTCGTCGTTAGTCGGATAGAACCGAATAGTCCGGCCACCTTGGATCTGAAATTCCGCAACCTAACAGTAAGGGGGCTCGAGGGCGCAACCGTGATGGAGGCAAAGGGATTCGACGGCGAGCTGCCGCGAGTACTGGAGCTGAGTGCATGGGTTCCGTTGCTGAAACTCGAGGGAGACTACGAGATGCACGGCAGCCTCCTTAACATGCCCATTCAGGGAAAGGGCCAGGCTCAGGTGGTGGTCAAGGAGGGCCGCTTTCGCTGCAAGGTTAGGGCCCTGGAGCAGCTCCGAAAGGATGGCAAACGCTATATCGAGATTGCCAAGGTCAAGTGTTTGCTGGACCTGCAAGGGTAAGGTTTGCCTTCTACTAACTAATACTAGGTACTATCTGGATTCCCTCCTCCCCGACAGCATGCATCTGAACTTTGAGAATCTCTTCAATAACCCGGAATTGAGTGATGCCATGAATATCGTGGCCAATACTAAGTGGCTGGAAATTTGGCACGCCCTCCGAAAGGGTATAATCTCGACGGTGGATCGACTGGTCGAAACGATTCTAAAGCGTGTGGCTGACAAGCTGCCGTATGACGATTTCTATAGGGAGCTATAGGGAGTAGTCATTGATGTATAGTATCTCAAATATAAAGGCATACATTAaccatttatttcttttctaGTAAATCGAAAGGTGATGATTGTGGTTCATcgttttttttcactttaaatagtaaataattcaaatagaATCAATGGAATGTTTAAACTAATTAGTGAAATATATAGTTGAATTTATAcgaatttaattgttttaataaataaataggacTCTGctcattattttattgaagTTTGGGATTCTGATTCCCAGTCTTTAAATTGGGGAGTATATCTTTGAACAATTTGATATGGTTTTCccaataaatacattttcttaaaatgCTTATAGATTTTGAGTTTATTACTTATATTTCTAAATCCTAAAGTCAACTCAATTAAACTCTACTTGAGTAAAAGCTTTACAAGTTAAAGCTTCTAActataaaagtaataattcaatttcaaaatagtGTTAGTGGCAATAAAACactttaagtaataaatatcTGGTAGTACTAGCGCTCACCTGGTCGGTTGTAAACAGTAATGTACCTTGGATCCCGAACAGCATCCGACTTTATTCTAGTCTTTGGGTTTTCTGAGAAATCTTCCAACTGCTAATAGAGATAAACAATGCTGCCACCAAAGCTCTCAAGAGCAGAAGCTTTTCGGATCAACTCTCATGTAGAGCGACTAGATTAATCGCGTAATGCTAATGTCAATcggtttattatttaacgCGGCACTGGAAACAATTTTAAGGAAGTCCTATTATGTAGAAAAACCTACAAGAATTTAAGTGTTCAATTATTAAGTAGTAATACAAATGTAATTCAGAGTCCAATATTATTCTGGCTGCCACTTGAAGGTACTTTGTCTCTGGATATAAATAACCATTTTCCTCAGTGAGCATATATAGCATGCAGGCCCCATATAGAACACGTTATGATAATGGCACCTGTGTTGGATTTCCTTATAAATGTTACGCCGTAACTGCGGAGCTGTTTTGCTGGCCGAGTAGTCGCCATCGGCTATGCAAGTGCATCGGATTGCTGAGAGCTTGAGCGCAGTATAGGATTAATCCCTGTTTGAGATGCATTACATAGCTTACCTGCTGGTCAGCTTGCAGCTGTATGCCGGAGTTTATTGTCAGAGCTTCCGTGAGTGATCCCACCGCCATATCCTTTACTCTATCCCACCGCTTAACCAACGCTCTCTTCTATAGCGGCCGACCTAAAGAAGTGCAAGTACGGCGATGGCCCGTGCCTGACGGCGACGGCCAATGACCTACTGAAAAAGTATCCGAAGGGGATTCCTGAGCTCAATATCAAACCCTTCGACGTGTTGCCCGTGCGGGACTGGCTGCTCGTCAACGATTCCCAGGTGGGCGGGGCCTGGTACTTCTTCGAGCTGCTGAATCAGATCAACTATGGCTTCGAGAACACCACGATCACTGAGATCCGCGGCTTCGACAGGGATCCCACCGCCACCAAGATCGAGATTCATGGCAAAATCCCGCGTCTGATCTACAAGGGCGATTATTTGGCCAAGGGCCGGATGCTCTGGTTCGTGGACATCAATTCGCACGGTACATCCGAGTCGGATTTCTTGAACTTCCAGTTCGACATTACGCTGAAAGTGCGCCTTGAGTACAGGAACAACAAGCGTTATTTGAAAATCTACGAGTTAGTTCCAAACATCAGGCTGGACCGGTGAGTTATCATGATAAATTCACATAAAAGATGCACTTAATTCCAACAgatcttaaaaaataactaaggaaatatataatactaataattcTTTCTCTTTAAAGCTGGATTATGTGGCTAGACAACTTTTTTCCGGATAACTTTGATCTGACCATAGCGATCAACAATCTGTTTAACCGAAACTGGGTAGAGTTCTGGAACGAACTGGAGCCGGGCATCCTGCGTCTATTCGAAACGGTCTTCCGCAGTATGATCGATGATCTCTTTGACAACGTGGCCTACGATGATTTGTTCCTAGCAGAATCGCAGATTGAGTCAGCCTAGAATTAAGCAAAGAATTATAGTCGCTAGTTGTagttagaaataaaataatgtaaataaaattactaaaGTATATACACCACAATCGATCGGTTGGAAAACTCACCATCTCGTGATGGAGAATATATAACAACTATTATGAAAACTGGTTGTTGACATTAGCACATTCCTGCCTGGTTTGTTGGCCTTAGAAAACTGGGAAAGATACTATATGCGAGTAATGTCTGAACTGTAATGCATTTAATAGCCAATTTACTGATCTCAGCTCCACATCTACCAAAGCAGAATGTTTGCCATTTTCATAACGATCCTAGAGCTGATCGACTGAGCGAGGCTCTGGCTGAGCCGTCAATAGAAATTTCGAGTCAAACCAAAGTTCGCTTTTTATTCAAAGTGTATAATCCAGAACATTAATCAAATCATCAAGGGCTTCCCGAGTGGCTTGCCAGGTCTGGGTATGAAGCCCATCGATGTTGTGGACATCAAGAACAACGAAATAGGGAACAACGCAGAGTTAAGCGGCGTGCATTTCAAGTTCCAAATGTACGATCAGGTGAATTAcggctttaaaaatacaacGACCACACAGTTGAGGGGATTTAACAGGGACCCAACCGCATCCTTAGTGGAGATTCACGGAAAGATTTCCTGTTTAGTGCATAAGGGGAAGTATGTGGTAAATGGCAAATTCCTGATCTTTGAGATAAATTCTAAAGGAGAATTGGTTCCGGATTTTTAGAACTTTAGGTTCATTAggttataaacaaaaactggATGAAGCTTAGGAACGAATTTTAGCcgtatattttagaaatttttgaAAGTGTTTCAACTCATTTATTAAAGATGCCATACGACGATCTGTGTCTAGTTCCTGAcagtaatttttttatatcaaaataaGAGTATTATATCagtttctaaataaatataataaagaatacAAAAGGAATTCGGATGTGaataaaattgcaaataataattttttatattgacCTGGCAATTTTCATTGAAGATTTCCGAGCACTTCAAGTTGAGAATGCAAATGGAACGAGTGGAGCTTGGAACCGGTTCTAGAGCCAGCCGATCGCATAGCCAGGTCCCAGTTGTTTTTCCACCTCGCGTTTTTAAATGTGAACAGACGGCTGGAGGTACTGGAGGTGCACTTGGAATACTAGTTGCAGAGACTAACCATATAGGAATGCGTGACATATTCATCAGTCTGCTGTGCCTGCAGTTCTTCGTAGCACTCCAGGGTCAGATATTACGTAGGTAACGAGGACTCCACTCCTCTTTAGATTCCACAGTTTACTGAGATTTATTTCGATTCTTACGCACAGCCAAGGATATCAAAAAGTGTCGCTTTGGGGAATCTGAATGCATTGTGGAGTCCATCAATGCGGTGATAAAAAAATTTCCCAGGGGCATACCTGCGTTGGGATTGAAGCCAATAGATGTGGTGGACATAAGGAACTCAAAATTTTGGAACGACGAGAAGGTTGGCGCCTTCTGGCTGGATTTCGATCTGTTCAATCAGGTGAACTACGGCTTTGAGAACACGACCATCACGAAGGTTAGTGGCTTTGACGAGAATCCCACCTCCAGCCTGATAGAGATTCATGGCCGCATACCCAGTCTCATCCACAAGGGAAGCTACTTCTCTCAGGGAAGAGTTTGGATCATAGAGCTTAACTCGACGGGCGAGTCATTCTCGGACTTCCAGAACTTTCGCTTCGTCCTCAAACTGAAGGTGATCATGGAGTATCGGAACAACAAGCGCTATCTGAAGATCTACGAGATGACTCCGTTCGTCAACATGGATCGGTGAGTTATACGTGCAATAGCCTCCCCTCTACCCGGCTGACAGAGATCGCTTTCCAGGTGGGTGTTCTGGCTGGACAACTTCTTCGAATCGAACACGGATCTGACGATAGCCATTAACCAAGTCTTCAATCTGCACTGGGTGGAGTTTTGGAACGAACTGGAGCCCACGAACCTTAAAATTTTCGCCAGCGTCTTTCGAGACATTTTCGAGGACGTCTTTCACAAGGTCTCCTACGACGACATGTTCTTGCCGGTGTACAAAGAGTCTGAAGTAAATGATTGAAATCGGAATAGACGGTTGCATTGCACTTTTATTGGAGACATATAAGGACAAAGATTAGTATTGCCGTAAACCGGTTGCATCGCTTGATTAGCATCAACTTGCATATATGCTAGTCGATTAACCTAAGGCTTATTGTTGGAAAGCTTCGCTAGAGCAGGTTCCTGGTAGTGGTGGTGGCGTCTTATTAATTGTATCGTGACTAGAGTGCTTGTGTCTTTGAAGTCAGTTGAAACCCATCAGCGAAATGAAGCAGTTGTATGTGCTGACCTGGCTGTGCCTCTATGCCTACATACCCGATGTAGGCTCCGGAGCAGACCTACGTGCGTAGGGTAGGCCTTCAGTTCCACTTAGATCCATCGTTTACCGCACCCTAAACTTCCAGCTGCTGACGTGGATAAGTGCCGCTTTGGAGATTCCGAATGCATTCTTAGCTCCATTAATGCGCTGATCAAGCGCTACCCTCAGGGCATTCCGCAGATCGGACTCCCGCGCCTAGATACGTACCGTTTTCCAGACACCAGTATTCTGGACTCGCCGCAACGGGGACCCATCTGGTTGAACTTCCGGATGCGGGACAATGTGCACCGGGGCTTTAACAACGCCACTGTTACCCACGTGGAGGGCTTCCTGCGGCAGCCCAATCAGAAGCAGATCGTTCTGAAGGCCCATTTACCGCGACTCCTGCATGAAGCCACCTACGATCAGGTGGGCAGGTTTCTGCTGTTCGCAATCAACACCACCGGCAGGTTGCAGTCTGATTTCCAGAACTTCAGCCTCACCCTGACCATTAAAGTGATTGAGGAGTACCGGAATAACAAGCGCTACCTGAAGGTCTACAGTCTGGTGCCAAAAATCGATTTAGATCGGTGAGTAAACTGCGGAAGGGGAAAGAGTATACACTTCTTTAGTAAATTCTTCCATTACCAGCTGGATTATCTGGCTCGAAGACCTGTACAAGGAAAACATGGACGTGACTATAGCTGTGAACCAGATATTTAACGAGAATTGGCTGGAGTTCTGGAATGAGTTACAACCAGGCCTGATTAAATCGTTCACAACAGCCTTTACCACCTTGCTTAACAGGGTGTTCCAGAATGTCGCCTATGAC
Above is a genomic segment from Drosophila kikkawai strain 14028-0561.14 chromosome 3R, DkikHiC1v2, whole genome shotgun sequence containing:
- the Mvl gene encoding protein Malvolio isoform X2, with translation MSSNEAYHNNTDPGVGGGGGGDGPGGSASGSTGGSQRRNHLHHQQILNETTYLKPAAKQAYFSDEKVLIPDDDSTNVGFSFRKLWAFTGPGFLMSIAYLDPGNIESDLQSGAAAKYKILWVLLWATVLGLLMQRLAARLGVVTGLHLAEMCYRQYKRLPRWILWIMIEIAIIGSDMQEVIGTAIAIYLLSNKVVPLWGGVLITIVDTFTFLFLDKYGLRKLEFLFGSLITIMAVSFGYEYIVSAPNQGEVLEGMFVPWCSDCNSNVLLQAVGVVGAVIMPHNLYLHSALVKSRDIDRRQPKKVSEANFYFFIEASVALFVSFIINLFVVAVFAHGMYGKTNQDVIDVCVNKSMYEDAVTSFVDSQNGTALIDADLYKGGLFLGCTFGAVAMYIWGVGILAAGQSSTMTGTYAGQFSMEGFLNLQWPRWCRVLVTRCIAIIPTFCLAMFSKMEDLTNMNDILNAVMSLQLPFAAIPTIAFTSCAAIMGEFVNGLGNKIVSILLTIVVIGVNLYFVVVQVENMNIEGGLLALVCIFAILYILFNLYLVIHMAACMGNQRLMNSRWVQRFVLPSQNSFSIKNANSTYASDVTLVVGESATNTVKGLDTVSEKVPN
- the Mvl gene encoding protein Malvolio isoform X3; translation: MSSNEAYHNNTDPGVGGGGGGDGPGGSASGSTGGSQRRNHLHHQQILNETTYLKPAAKQAYFSDEKVLIPDDDSTNVGFSFRKLWAFTGPGFLMSIAYLDPGNIESDLQSGAAAKYKILWVLLWATVLGLLMQRLAARLGVVTGLHLAEMCYRQYKRLPRWILWIMIEIAIIGSDMQEVIGTAIAIYLLSNKVVPLWGGVLITIVDTFTFLFLDKYGLRKLEFLFGSLITIMAVSFGYEYIVSAPNQGEVLEGMFVPWCSDCNSNVLLQAVGVVGAVIMPHNLYLHSALVKSRDIDRRQPKKVSEANFYFFIEASVALFVSFIINLFVVAVFAHGMYGKTNQDVIDVCVNKSMYEDAVTSFVDSQNGTALIDADLYKGGLFLGCTFGAVAMYIWGVGILAAGQSSTMTGTYAGQFSMEGFLNLQWPRWCRVLVTRCIAIIPTFCLAMFSKMEDLTNMNDILNAVMSLQLPFAAIPTIAFTSCAAIMGEFVNGLGNKIVSILLTIVVIGVNLYFVVVQVENMNIEGGLLALVCIFAILYILFNLYLVIHMAACMGNQRLMNSRWVQRFVLPSQNSFSIKNANSTYARIATSGDHEADVMEGEDA
- the Mvl gene encoding protein Malvolio isoform X1, with the translated sequence MSSNEAYHNNTDPGVGGGGGGDGPGGSASGSTGGSQRRNHLHHQQILNETTYLKPAAKQAYFSDEKVLIPDDDSTNVGFSFRKLWAFTGPGFLMSIAYLDPGNIESDLQSGAAAKYKILWVLLWATVLGLLMQRLAARLGVVTGLHLAEMCYRQYKRLPRWILWIMIEIAIIGSDMQEVIGTAIAIYLLSNKVVPLWGGVLITIVDTFTFLFLDKYGLRKLEFLFGSLITIMAVSFGYEYIVSAPNQGEVLEGMFVPWCSDCNSNVLLQAVGVVGAVIMPHNLYLHSALVKSRDIDRRQPKKVSEANFYFFIEASVALFVSFIINLFVVAVFAHGMYGKTNQDVIDVCVNKSMYEDAVTSFVDSQNGTALIDADLYKGGLFLGCTFGAVAMYIWGVGILAAGQSSTMTGTYAGQFSMEGFLNLQWPRWCRVLVTRCIAIIPTFCLAMFSKMEDLTNMNDILNAVMSLQLPFAAIPTIAFTSCAAIMGEFVNGLGNKIVSILLTIVVIGVNLYFVVVQVENMNIEGGLLALVCIFAILYILFNLYLVIHMAACMGNQRLMNSRWVQRFVLPSQNSFSIKNANSTYASELTLNDNGNTISSMQNPNQNLTQRSQLR
- the Jhbp15 gene encoding protein takeout; amino-acid sequence: MEMRLITAISFLWISFVLGQLPPEIEKCEAGDSICIAETVTRLLRLYPKGLPSIGLQALDAIRFENVVVSRIEPNSPATLDLKFRNLTVRGLEGATVMEAKGFDGELPRVLELSAWVPLLKLEGDYEMHGSLLNMPIQGKGQAQVVVKEGRFRCKVRALEQLRKDGKRYIEIAKVKCLLDLQGMHLNFENLFNNPELSDAMNIVANTKWLEIWHALRKGIISTVDRLVETILKRVADKLPYDDFYREL